The Osmia lignaria lignaria isolate PbOS001 chromosome 14, iyOsmLign1, whole genome shotgun sequence genome has a window encoding:
- the Gip gene encoding hydroxypyruvate isomerase-like protein Gip — protein sequence MSLKFASNLSFMFTEAPSITERYRLAKEAGFKAVESGFPFGYSVKDVSEARKKADIEQILINVYTGDVTKGELGFAAVPGQEENFKKSIDTTIEYSKALNCLRIHIMSGKVNQISTTNDSTYLNNLLYAVEKFEKEKIIGVIEPINNITVPDYYMNSFQKGLELVKTINSPFLKLQLDVFHLQHISGNITRNIKELMPYIGHVQIAQVPNRHEPDTPGEIDYKYVLATLEQEGYNGYIGLEYFPKSSSREGLSWIQKYGYRL from the exons atgagCCTCAAATTTGCGAGTAATCTGTCTTTTATGTTTACGGAGGCACCATCTATTACTGAAAGATATAGATTAGCAAAAGAGGCTGGTTTTAAAGCAGTAGAAAGTGGATTTCCTTTTGGTTACTCTGTTAAAGATGTATCAGAAGCTAGAAAAAAGGCAGATATTGAGCAAATTCTTATAAATGTATATACag GAGATGTCACGAAAGGGGAACTGGGATTTGCAGCAGTACCTGGacaagaagaaaattttaaaaaaagtattGATACCACTATAGAATATTCAAAAGCTTTAAATTGTTTGCG gATTCATATAATGTCAGGAAAAGTAAATCAAATAAGTACTACTAATGATAGtacatatttaaataatcttCTGTATGCAGtggagaaatttgaaaaagaaaaaataattggtGTTATTGAACCTATCAATAATATTACTGTACCAGATTATTATATGAATAGTTTTCAAAAAG gCTTAGAATTAGTAAAAACAATTAATAGCCCGTTTTTAAAATTACAACTTGATGTTTTTCATCTGCAACATATTTCTGGTAATATTACAAGAAACATCAAAGAATTAATGCCATATATAG GGCACGTACAGATAGCACAAGTTCCTAATAGACATGAACCTGATACACCAGGAGAAATAGATTACAAATATGTTCTTGCTACTTTAGAACAAGAAGGATACAATGGATATATTGGTTTAGAATACTTTCCTAAGTCATCTTCAAGAGAAGGATTAAGTTGGATACAAAAATATGGTTACAGATTGTAA
- the CCT8 gene encoding chaperonin containing TCP1 subunit 8, translating to MALHVPKAPGMAQMLKEGARYFSGLEEAVYRNITACKQFAQTVRTAYGPNGMNKMVINHIEKLFVTNDAATIINELEVEHPAAKLIVLASKMQEAEVGDGTNFVIIFAGALLEAAEELLRLGITTSEIIEGYEASLEKALQILPTLICYTVNDYKDEKQIKAGIKTSIMSKQFGNEDILTSLVTRACVSILPEKTTFNVDNVRVCKILGSGISSSEVVQGMVFKRHVEGDVTRKDNAKIAVYTCAVDIMQTETKGTVLIKTADELMNFSRGEESLLESQIKAIADSGADVIVSGGKFGDMALHYMNKYNLMAVRIPSKFDVRRLCKTVGATALPRLIPPSKEELGYSDSVYIDEVGDTIVVKFALHGKDSRVSTIIVRGSTENYMDDIERAIDDGVNTFKGITKDGRFVPGAGATEIELATQLATYADALPGLEQYAVRRFATALEVFPKTLAENSGSHAPELLSKLYAAHKEDNKNYGFVIDDKGAALNDTAEAGIIDLFLTKQWSLKYAVGVACTVLKVDQIIMAKRAGGPKVPGGGVRDDDE from the exons atggcTTTACATGTACCAAAAGCACCGGGCATGGCCCAAATGCTTAAAGAAGGAGCCCGT TATTTCTCAGGTTTGGAAGAAGCAGTATATAGAAATATAACAGCATGCAAACAATTTGCACAAACTGTAAGAACCGCCTATGGTCCAAATGGCATGAATAAAATGGTTATCAAtcatattgaaaaattatttgtcaCTAATGATGCTGCAACAATAATTAATGAGCTGGAAGTTGAACATCCAGCTGCTAAATTAATAGTTTTAGCATCAAAGATGCAAGAAGCAGAAGTTGGCGATGGtacaaattttgttataatttttgcTGGAGCACTTTTGGAAGCAGCAGAAGAATTACTTCGTCTG GGAATTACCACTTCTGAAATAATTGAAGGATATGAAGCTTCTTTAGAAAAAGCATTACAAATATTGCCAACATTAATTTGTTATACAGTAAATGATTATAAAgatgaaaaacaaataaaagcTGGAATTAAAACATCTATTATGAGTAAACAATTTGGAAATGAAGATATTCTTACTTCTCTTGTTACTAGAGCTTGTGTATCCATTTTGCCTGAAAAAACAACTTTTAATGTAGATAATGTAAGAGTCTGTAAAATACTTGGTAGTGGTATATCTAGCTCTGAAGTTGTCCAAGGAATGGTATTTAAACGGCACGTTGAAGGAGATGTTACAAGAAAAGATAATGCTAAAATTGCTGTCTATACATGTGCTGTAGATATCATGCAAACTGAAACTAAAGGAACAGTGTTAATAAAAACAGCAGACGAACTGATGAATTTTTCCAGAGGAGAGGAATCTCTGTTAGAGTCTCAAATAAAAGCAATAGCTGATAGCGGAGCTGATGTCATTGTTTCAGGAGGGAAATTTGGTGATATGGCTTTACattatatgaataaatataatttaatggcTGTTCGCATACCTAGCAAGTTTGATGTTAGAAGACTGTGCAAAACTGTTGGTGCTACTGCACTTCCAAGAttg ATTCCACCATCAAAAGAAGAATTGGGATATTCAGATTCAGTATATATTGATGAAGTAGGAGATACAATAGTAGTAAAATTTGCATTGCACGGTAAAGATAGCCGTGTTAGTACTATAATCGTTCGAGGATCCACTGAAAATTACATGGATGATATTGAACGAGCTATTGACGATGGAGTTAATACATTTAAAGGCATAACAAAGGATGGAAGATTTGTTCCTGGAGCTGGTGCTACGGAAATTGAACTAGCTACACAACTTGCTACATATGCAGATGCATTGCCTGGTTTAGAGCAATATGCAGTACGTCGATTTGCAACTGCATTGGAAGTATTTCCAAAAACTTTGGCAGAAAATAGTGGAAGTCATGCCCCTGAACTTTTATCAAAGCTTTATGCTGCACAtaaagaagacaacaagaatTATGGTTTCGTTATTGAC GATAAAGGTGCAGCACTTAATGACACAGCTGAAGCTGGAATTATAGACTTGTTTCTAACAAAACAATGGAGTTTAAAATATGCTGTTGGTGTTGCATGCACTGTACTTAAGgttgatcaaattattatggCAAAACGTGCTGGAGGACCAAAAGTACCAGGTGGTGGCGTCCGTGACGATGACGAGTGA
- the Ggamma1 gene encoding guanine nucleotide-binding protein subunit gamma-1 has protein sequence MDMVITNLQQQRQITEQLRREAALKRITVSKAVEDIMKYITEHEQEDCLLVGFSSQKSNPFREKSSCTVF, from the coding sequence ATGGATATGGTGATCACAAATTTACAACAACAGCGTCAAATTACGGAGCAGCTACGTCGTGAAGCTGCTTTGAAACGAATCACAGTTAGTAAAGCTGTAGAGGATATCATGAAGTACATTACAGAACATGAACAAGAAGATTGTCTGCTAGTTGGTTTTTCATCACAAAAATCTAATCCCTTTCGTGAAAAAAGTTCCTGTACCGTTTTTTAA